The following are encoded together in the Paludisphaera mucosa genome:
- a CDS encoding SGNH/GDSL hydrolase family protein produces the protein MTSPAEDVSTPASPRRISRRRRWLFRIVTLLAVAGAQEALFRVLFPLPEVLGFNRIHYQQMAQSHPQIGKAMERGLVYDRLLIDSRPDGFAEVHNLNLYGFRGPDFRIAPTPGRRRILVIGDSAVEGEGVDDSATITAEWSRLLARDGTAAEVINLGVIAASLPHLWILTRDAVALLRPTDVVVALYPNDLPAPADERSFDSPAPRFAPNDEAFRRPRLAVLVDRALYEKPIHRRWPHLPIRFFAPVPDGTNPWSSKARPDALKDELYQDMKAGRLNPWLYHQSRDMPRLLTHDFAAGGSPREFLARMEAVCRSVGAGMMVAYTPFCGVVHPRYAPALVELGMDRDAAAALAVDPRFRSQNRVLAEVCDDLGLPLADATADLVAAEAAGTPQYWPYDTHPDARGYATIARRLHLVWKASRPEASKPSPPPGAAP, from the coding sequence ATGACCTCGCCCGCCGAGGACGTTTCGACCCCGGCGTCGCCGAGGCGGATCTCGCGGCGTCGCCGCTGGCTGTTCCGCATCGTCACCCTGCTGGCGGTCGCCGGCGCGCAGGAGGCGCTCTTCCGCGTCCTCTTCCCGCTGCCCGAGGTCCTGGGGTTCAACCGGATCCATTACCAGCAGATGGCTCAGTCCCACCCCCAGATCGGCAAGGCGATGGAGCGCGGGCTGGTCTACGATCGGCTGCTGATCGACAGCCGGCCCGACGGCTTCGCGGAGGTCCACAACCTCAACCTGTACGGGTTCCGGGGGCCCGATTTCCGGATCGCCCCCACGCCGGGACGTCGGCGGATCCTGGTGATCGGCGACAGCGCCGTCGAGGGCGAGGGCGTCGACGATTCGGCGACGATCACCGCCGAGTGGTCGCGGCTCCTGGCCCGCGACGGGACGGCCGCCGAGGTGATCAACCTGGGCGTGATCGCCGCCAGCCTGCCCCACCTGTGGATCCTGACCCGCGACGCGGTGGCGCTCCTGCGGCCGACCGACGTCGTCGTCGCGCTCTACCCCAACGACCTGCCGGCCCCGGCGGACGAACGTTCGTTCGACTCGCCCGCGCCGCGGTTCGCCCCCAACGACGAGGCCTTCCGACGCCCCCGCCTGGCCGTGCTGGTGGATCGTGCCCTCTACGAGAAGCCGATCCACCGCCGCTGGCCGCACCTGCCGATCCGCTTCTTCGCACCCGTCCCCGACGGCACCAACCCCTGGTCCAGCAAGGCCCGGCCCGATGCGCTCAAAGATGAGCTGTATCAAGACATGAAGGCAGGACGACTCAACCCGTGGCTGTACCACCAGTCGCGGGACATGCCCAGGCTGCTGACGCACGACTTCGCCGCAGGCGGCTCGCCCCGGGAGTTCCTGGCGCGGATGGAGGCGGTCTGCCGGTCGGTCGGGGCGGGGATGATGGTCGCCTACACGCCCTTCTGCGGCGTCGTCCATCCGCGATACGCCCCGGCCCTCGTCGAGCTGGGCATGGACCGCGACGCCGCCGCCGCGCTCGCCGTCGACCCGAGATTCCGGAGCCAGAATCGCGTCCTGGCCGAAGTCTGCGACGACCTGGGCCTGCCGCTGGCCGACGCGACGGCCGACCTCGTCGCCGCCGAGGCCGCCGGGACCCCTCAGTACTGGCCGTACGACACCCACCCCGACGCCCGGGGCTACGCGACGATCGCCCGACGCCTCCACCTGGTCTGGAAGGCGTCACGTCCCGAGGCCTCGAAACCCTCTCCCCCCCCCGGAGCCGCCCCATGA
- a CDS encoding phosphotriesterase family protein: MTRRDALRAGGAGMLLATASRSPAQAVAEGRVMTVLGPIAPEDMGVTLPHEHVLVDFVGADAASPDRYKADEVFAVALPYLKRIHEQGVRTFVECTPAFLARDPALLRRLSEASGLHVLTNTGYYAASGGKFLPGHARTESADALAARWLAEWRDGIGGTGIRPGFQKIGVDGGPLPEVGVKLVRAAARVHLASGLTIAAHTGDGRAAMQELDVLREEGVDPSAFIWVHANAEPDPALHAEAASRGAWVEFDGVGPGSVDRHVELVAAMKGKGRLGRVLLSHDAGWYHVGEPGGGEFRPFDTLWKDLVPALRKAGLSEADVRTLTVDNPRAAFTIRVRRA, from the coding sequence ATGACCCGACGCGACGCGTTGCGCGCCGGCGGGGCCGGGATGCTGCTCGCGACGGCTTCGCGGAGCCCCGCGCAGGCCGTCGCCGAAGGCCGCGTCATGACCGTGCTCGGCCCGATCGCGCCCGAGGACATGGGCGTCACGCTGCCGCACGAGCACGTCCTGGTCGATTTCGTCGGGGCCGACGCCGCCTCGCCCGATCGCTACAAGGCCGACGAGGTCTTCGCCGTCGCGCTGCCGTATTTGAAGAGGATTCATGAGCAGGGGGTGCGGACGTTCGTCGAGTGCACGCCGGCCTTCCTCGCCCGCGACCCGGCGCTGCTGCGGCGCCTTTCGGAGGCCTCGGGCCTGCACGTCCTGACCAACACGGGGTATTACGCGGCGTCGGGCGGGAAGTTCCTGCCGGGCCACGCGCGGACCGAGTCGGCCGACGCCCTCGCCGCGCGCTGGCTGGCGGAGTGGCGCGACGGGATCGGCGGGACGGGGATCCGGCCCGGCTTCCAGAAGATCGGCGTCGACGGGGGGCCGCTCCCCGAGGTCGGCGTCAAGCTCGTCCGCGCGGCGGCCCGCGTCCACCTGGCGAGCGGGCTGACCATCGCCGCGCACACCGGCGACGGCCGGGCCGCGATGCAGGAGCTGGACGTCCTCCGCGAGGAGGGGGTCGACCCCTCGGCCTTCATCTGGGTCCACGCCAACGCCGAGCCGGACCCCGCCCTGCACGCCGAGGCCGCCTCGCGCGGCGCGTGGGTCGAGTTCGACGGCGTCGGGCCCGGCTCGGTCGACCGCCACGTCGAGCTGGTCGCCGCGATGAAGGGCAAAGGCCGGCTCGGCCGCGTGCTGCTCTCGCACGACGCCGGCTGGTATCACGTGGGCGAGCCCGGAGGCGGCGAATTCCGGCCGTTCGACACGCTGTGGAAAGACCTCGTCCCGGCCCTCCGCAAGGCGGGGCTCTCCGAGGCCGACGTCCGCACGCTCACCGTCGACAACCCCCGCGCCGCCTTCACGATCCGGGTCCGGCGGGCCTGA
- a CDS encoding DUF1592 domain-containing protein: protein MTMPRILRVVQGVGLACSLAAGTASAGEPDGDDAYARRVLPLLERYCINCHMEGDAKAGLALDRYDDQAAALKDGKTWLRVLDALDGGTMPPPNKPRPTLAEIETVTGWIEHDYLAAQCGQGRPPAPVVIRRLNRQEYDATIRDLLGLDLKLAATLFPADDVGFGFDNVGSALNVSPVLVEKYLDAAEAALAAAIRPPDVAGFPPVELIGLQTYRLPPDKPVEFAHALKPGRYMVDFSLVRVGVEESVTPPKLVVGLGKDRRTVDAASVQDETVVYRYWLTVVDGDKSAFVTLAPGQAESENVVAPKQVGAAAGGDQRYGGDRGLHVDSMVVRGPVVVDEAGLPESHRRILFAAPDLGDAARLDAARRVIARFADAAFRRPTPADEVDRVMAVFRLADDRGESFERAVQVALTSILASPRFLYLVEPDAGSPGVDRPLDEFELASRLSYFLWSSMPDADLFEQARAGSLRANLREQVARMLDDPKSAAFVANFAGQWLQLRRLEGVAPDPDRFPGFDETLRAAMREETERTFAHVLRENRSILELLDADYTFVNPALAKHYGMEGVEGEGFRRVVLTDGRRGGVLTQASVLTLTSNPNRTSPVKRGQFILQQLLGTPPPPPPPDVPKLDDDKHAGDAVSLRERMERHRADPQCASCHQQMDALGFALENYDAVGRWRASDGEAPVDASGELSGGRAFSDVGGLKNVLRSTASKKFAQCLIKNMLTYALGRGLEPADFCTIEDVRSRLAGDGWRIRNAVLGIVESPAFQNRGVAP, encoded by the coding sequence ATGACCATGCCGAGAATCCTTCGCGTCGTCCAGGGCGTCGGCCTCGCCTGCTCGCTCGCCGCCGGGACCGCGTCCGCCGGCGAGCCCGACGGCGACGACGCCTACGCGCGCCGGGTGCTGCCGCTCCTGGAGCGGTACTGCATCAACTGCCACATGGAGGGGGACGCGAAGGCCGGCCTGGCCCTCGACCGCTACGACGACCAGGCCGCCGCGCTGAAGGACGGCAAGACCTGGCTCCGCGTGCTCGACGCGCTCGACGGCGGGACGATGCCGCCCCCCAACAAGCCGCGGCCGACCCTCGCCGAGATCGAAACCGTCACCGGCTGGATCGAGCACGACTACCTCGCCGCCCAGTGCGGCCAGGGCCGGCCCCCGGCCCCCGTCGTGATCCGCCGCCTGAACCGCCAGGAGTACGACGCCACGATCCGCGACCTGCTGGGGCTCGACCTGAAGCTGGCCGCGACCCTCTTCCCGGCCGACGACGTCGGCTTCGGCTTCGACAACGTGGGCTCGGCGCTCAACGTCTCGCCCGTGCTGGTCGAGAAGTACCTCGACGCCGCCGAGGCCGCCCTGGCCGCCGCGATCCGGCCCCCGGACGTCGCCGGCTTCCCCCCCGTCGAGCTGATCGGCCTGCAGACGTACCGGCTCCCCCCCGACAAGCCCGTCGAGTTCGCCCACGCGCTCAAGCCCGGCCGCTACATGGTCGACTTCAGCCTCGTCCGCGTCGGCGTGGAAGAGTCGGTCACGCCCCCGAAGCTGGTGGTCGGCCTGGGCAAGGACCGCCGCACCGTCGACGCCGCCAGCGTGCAGGACGAGACGGTCGTCTACCGCTACTGGCTGACCGTCGTCGACGGCGACAAGTCGGCCTTCGTCACGCTCGCCCCGGGACAGGCCGAGAGCGAGAACGTCGTCGCCCCCAAGCAGGTCGGCGCGGCCGCCGGCGGCGACCAGCGCTACGGCGGCGACCGCGGCCTGCACGTCGACTCGATGGTCGTCCGCGGGCCGGTCGTCGTCGACGAGGCGGGCCTGCCCGAGTCGCACCGCCGCATCCTCTTCGCCGCGCCCGACCTCGGCGACGCCGCCCGGCTCGACGCCGCCCGCCGCGTGATCGCGCGGTTCGCCGACGCCGCGTTCCGCCGGCCCACGCCCGCCGACGAGGTCGACCGCGTCATGGCCGTCTTCCGCCTGGCCGACGACCGCGGCGAGAGCTTCGAACGCGCCGTGCAGGTCGCCTTGACGTCGATCCTCGCCTCGCCGCGCTTCCTCTACCTGGTCGAGCCCGACGCGGGCTCGCCCGGCGTCGATCGGCCGCTCGACGAATTCGAGTTGGCGAGCCGCCTGTCGTACTTCCTGTGGAGCAGCATGCCCGACGCGGACCTGTTCGAGCAGGCCCGCGCGGGGTCCCTGCGGGCGAACCTCCGCGAACAGGTCGCCCGGATGCTCGACGACCCCAAGTCGGCCGCCTTCGTCGCCAACTTCGCCGGCCAGTGGCTCCAGCTCCGCCGCCTGGAGGGCGTCGCCCCCGACCCCGACCGCTTCCCCGGCTTCGACGAGACGCTGCGGGCCGCGATGCGCGAGGAGACCGAGCGGACCTTCGCTCACGTCCTGCGCGAGAATCGCAGCATCCTCGAGCTGCTGGACGCCGATTACACATTCGTGAACCCCGCGCTGGCGAAGCATTACGGGATGGAAGGCGTCGAGGGCGAGGGCTTCCGGCGGGTCGTCCTGACCGACGGCCGCCGCGGCGGCGTGCTGACGCAGGCGAGCGTGCTGACCCTGACGTCGAACCCCAACCGGACCTCGCCCGTGAAGCGCGGCCAGTTCATCCTCCAGCAGCTCCTGGGCACGCCGCCCCCGCCGCCGCCGCCGGACGTCCCCAAGCTGGACGACGACAAGCACGCGGGCGACGCGGTCTCGCTCCGCGAGCGGATGGAGCGGCACCGGGCCGACCCCCAGTGCGCGTCGTGCCACCAGCAGATGGACGCCCTGGGGTTCGCCCTGGAGAACTACGACGCCGTCGGCCGCTGGCGGGCCAGCGACGGCGAGGCCCCGGTCGACGCCTCGGGCGAGCTGTCCGGCGGCCGCGCCTTCTCGGACGTCGGCGGGCTGAAGAACGTGCTCCGCTCGACGGCCTCGAAGAAATTCGCGCAGTGCCTGATCAAGAATATGCTAACCTATGCCCTGGGGCGGGGCCTGGAGCCCGCCGATTTCTGCACGATCGAGGACGTCCGCTCGCGCCTGGCCGGCGACGGCTGGCGGATCCGCAACGCCGTCCTCGGGATCGTGGAGAGCCCGGCCTTCCAGAACCGCGGCGTCGCCCCCTGA
- a CDS encoding HEAT repeat domain-containing protein, with the protein MSIRESIRAMIAMGGWAFASAALAGAVDDLKSEDVELRRSAAAAIRSGPRDARIAALPGLIDRLMTEKDGQVRLSVLDAVTSLGPDAAPAVDALVHTLRTNYGGQGREESHQDYRSALALAAIGKPAVEPLRGLLKERRESVRAEVVMAFGRIGPDAAAAVPDLSPLLADPSDRIRTEAVRSLGSIGPAAVDPLIAACSDENAKVRSGAVEALGYATAPDPRAVRAALDRARDAAPEVRAAALRALTKLKAAVPEADALAAFQESLRHADQAVQLAAVDGFVERPALLPKAADELEALLIAPGEGVARRAAFLIGRMGADAAPRLLRALADEHSPVEAIAEALAHLGRPVVPALTAAVDSPTPRVRRAAILALGSLRPLAPGAVEILSKGLRDPDPGVSAASLAALGNLGPRAAAALPEIRALLKADSADLRAKAVDVLAQAAPRDARLADDFLAAVDDPAPAVRRRALEHLRGLGTLGRRAIPPAIAKLSDPDDDVRAAAADFLGGHGPSAAEAVPALTTLLSSPTPRLQVLAAQTLGKLGRTAQPAFEAVAALLESPSVEAREAAAQTLGGLDLDAEAVRPRLARALRDESSVVRKAALRTVQRFGPAASYFAPDVILMAVEKEDRPAVERMIKRLERRGPDPRTIPELAARLGHDHPAVRLLAIKLLALAGPAASTALPSLERLREDPDAEVRTQAKAACDQIKPAKPPGQA; encoded by the coding sequence ATGAGCATCCGGGAATCGATCCGGGCGATGATCGCGATGGGCGGCTGGGCGTTCGCGTCGGCCGCCCTCGCCGGCGCCGTCGACGACCTGAAGTCGGAGGACGTCGAACTCCGCCGCTCCGCCGCGGCGGCGATCCGCTCGGGGCCTCGCGACGCCCGCATCGCGGCGCTGCCGGGCCTGATCGACCGCCTGATGACCGAGAAGGACGGCCAGGTCCGCCTCTCCGTGCTCGACGCCGTGACCAGCCTCGGCCCCGACGCCGCGCCGGCCGTGGACGCCCTGGTGCACACCCTGCGCACCAATTACGGCGGCCAGGGCCGCGAGGAGTCGCACCAGGACTACCGCTCCGCCCTGGCGCTGGCGGCCATCGGCAAGCCCGCCGTCGAGCCGCTCCGCGGGCTCCTGAAGGAGCGCAGGGAGAGCGTCCGCGCCGAGGTCGTCATGGCCTTCGGCCGCATCGGCCCCGACGCCGCGGCCGCCGTCCCCGACCTGTCCCCGCTGCTCGCCGACCCCAGCGACCGCATCCGCACCGAGGCCGTCCGCTCGCTGGGCTCGATCGGCCCCGCCGCCGTCGACCCCTTGATCGCCGCATGCTCGGATGAGAACGCGAAGGTCCGTTCCGGGGCCGTCGAGGCCCTGGGCTACGCGACCGCGCCCGACCCCCGCGCCGTCCGCGCCGCGCTCGATCGGGCCCGCGACGCCGCCCCCGAGGTCCGCGCCGCCGCGCTGCGGGCCCTGACGAAGCTCAAGGCGGCCGTCCCCGAGGCCGACGCCCTGGCGGCCTTCCAGGAGAGCCTCCGCCACGCCGACCAGGCGGTCCAGCTCGCGGCCGTCGACGGCTTCGTCGAGCGGCCCGCGCTCCTGCCGAAGGCGGCCGACGAGCTGGAGGCGCTGCTGATCGCTCCCGGCGAGGGCGTCGCGCGGCGCGCGGCGTTCCTGATCGGGCGGATGGGGGCCGACGCCGCGCCGAGGCTCCTCCGCGCCCTGGCCGACGAGCACAGCCCCGTCGAGGCGATCGCCGAGGCCCTCGCCCACCTCGGCCGTCCGGTCGTGCCGGCTTTGACGGCGGCCGTCGACTCGCCGACGCCACGCGTCCGTCGCGCCGCGATCCTGGCCCTGGGGAGCCTCCGCCCGCTCGCGCCGGGGGCCGTCGAGATCCTTTCGAAGGGCCTGCGCGACCCCGACCCCGGCGTCTCGGCCGCGAGCCTCGCCGCGCTGGGCAATCTCGGCCCGCGGGCCGCCGCGGCGCTCCCCGAGATCCGCGCCCTTCTCAAGGCCGACTCGGCCGACCTGCGGGCGAAGGCCGTCGACGTGCTCGCCCAGGCGGCCCCGCGCGACGCCCGGCTCGCCGACGACTTCCTGGCCGCGGTCGACGATCCCGCGCCGGCCGTCCGGCGCCGGGCCCTCGAACACCTCCGCGGCCTGGGGACGCTCGGCCGCCGCGCCATCCCGCCGGCGATCGCGAAGCTGTCCGACCCCGACGACGACGTCCGCGCCGCCGCCGCCGACTTCCTGGGCGGCCACGGCCCCTCCGCCGCCGAGGCCGTCCCGGCGCTGACGACCCTGCTGAGCAGCCCGACGCCCCGCCTCCAGGTCCTCGCCGCGCAGACGCTCGGCAAGCTGGGCCGCACCGCGCAGCCGGCCTTCGAGGCGGTGGCGGCGCTCCTGGAGTCGCCCAGCGTCGAGGCCCGCGAGGCCGCCGCCCAGACGCTCGGTGGGCTCGACCTCGACGCCGAGGCCGTCCGCCCCCGCCTGGCCCGCGCGCTCCGCGACGAGTCGTCCGTCGTCCGCAAGGCCGCCCTGCGGACCGTCCAGCGGTTCGGCCCGGCCGCCTCCTACTTCGCCCCCGACGTCATCCTGATGGCCGTCGAGAAGGAGGACCGCCCGGCCGTCGAGCGGATGATCAAGCGCCTCGAACGCCGAGGGCCCGACCCCCGCACCATCCCCGAGCTGGCCGCCCGCCTGGGCCACGACCACCCGGCCGTCCGCCTCCTCGCCATCAAGCTCCTCGCCCTCGCCGGCCCCGCCGCCTCGACCGCCCTCCCCAGCCTCGAACGCCTCCGCGAAGACCCCGACGCCGAGGTCCGCACCCAGGCCAAGGCCGCCTGCGACCAGATCAAACCCGCCAAGCCCCCCGGCCAGGCCTGA
- a CDS encoding LssY C-terminal domain-containing protein, which produces MTDEHAEDPGGPAATPDAPGDVVVAKPPHSRARRWSTRALKILAASLVFWLVLAYLIAPFFWTHYEHHPAMVEAPRTTVTAQGIPGDPLNVGLIGTKAELVLAMADAEWDPADPVTLRSSLEIAGSVLRGKPYPDAPVSPLFVFGRKQDLAFEKPAGASAKRRHHVRFWESSELGRGGVPLWIGAVTFDRSVGLSHRTGQITHHIGPDVDAERDALIAGLRERGRLREIYQVTGVGATLFGRNGGGDAYYTDGELTIGVLIAGDRRDQAPATLDNPPVIWFKEQLWSVVKPMLESLPAPAPEDEQP; this is translated from the coding sequence ATGACGGACGAGCATGCGGAGGATCCGGGAGGGCCGGCGGCGACGCCCGACGCGCCGGGCGATGTCGTCGTCGCGAAGCCCCCGCATTCGCGGGCGCGGCGGTGGTCGACGCGGGCTCTGAAGATCCTCGCGGCGTCGTTGGTGTTCTGGCTGGTCCTGGCGTACCTGATCGCGCCGTTTTTCTGGACGCACTACGAGCACCACCCGGCGATGGTCGAGGCGCCGCGGACGACGGTCACGGCGCAAGGGATCCCCGGCGACCCGCTGAACGTGGGCCTGATCGGGACGAAGGCCGAGCTGGTGCTGGCGATGGCCGACGCGGAGTGGGATCCGGCCGACCCGGTGACGCTCCGCTCCAGCCTGGAGATCGCCGGCAGCGTGCTGCGGGGCAAGCCCTATCCCGACGCGCCGGTCAGTCCCCTGTTCGTGTTCGGCCGCAAGCAGGACCTGGCGTTCGAGAAGCCCGCCGGCGCGAGCGCCAAGCGTCGGCACCACGTCCGCTTCTGGGAGTCGAGCGAGCTGGGCCGTGGCGGCGTGCCGCTCTGGATCGGGGCCGTGACGTTCGACCGGAGCGTCGGCCTGAGCCACCGCACCGGCCAGATCACCCACCACATCGGCCCCGACGTCGACGCCGAGCGCGACGCCCTGATCGCCGGCCTCCGCGAGCGCGGTCGGCTCCGCGAGATCTATCAGGTCACCGGCGTGGGCGCGACCCTGTTCGGCCGCAACGGCGGCGGCGACGCGTATTACACCGACGGCGAGCTGACCATCGGCGTCCTCATCGCCGGCGACCGCAGAGACCAGGCGCCGGCCACGCTCGACAACCCGCCCGTCATCTGGTTCAAGGAACAGCTCTGGTCCGTCGTCAAGCCGATGCTCGAATCGCTGCCGGCCCCCGCGCCGGAGGATGAGCAGCCTTGA
- a CDS encoding HEAT repeat domain-containing protein, whose amino-acid sequence MPESETDARRELDARLAVEVELLAGDDLAWWRAHRVEPFVIERFGATHLAVATGEGFTLVYFHGFASFGEFSPEPWNDGLRIYDDLAHAVRSLAAREATSRLLAETAARLVVLGAYERGGPETKDRILRFLAAIGPDAAVAVPMLAAILDDRTGQDQESAVATLAAIGPAAAPAVPRLIAMAKDDEANARAFCLHAFAAIGPPAAAAVPLLLDVLNRRVAHDPDPFYVSLAADALGAVGAIEAVPDLVRLLDETDDPVAAESALAALGKLGRAAAEALPVIREWAEGRRSVGLGGHGADPRDAAVEALRILQRPGTPPGGARPL is encoded by the coding sequence ATGCCTGAAAGCGAGACGGACGCACGTCGGGAGCTGGACGCGAGGCTGGCCGTCGAGGTCGAGCTCCTGGCGGGCGACGACCTGGCCTGGTGGCGGGCCCATCGCGTCGAGCCGTTCGTCATCGAACGTTTCGGTGCGACTCATCTCGCGGTCGCGACGGGCGAGGGCTTCACGCTCGTGTATTTCCATGGGTTCGCATCGTTCGGCGAGTTCTCGCCCGAGCCCTGGAACGACGGCCTGCGAATCTACGACGACCTGGCGCACGCCGTCCGGAGCCTCGCGGCGCGGGAAGCGACGAGCCGCCTGCTGGCCGAGACGGCGGCGCGGCTGGTGGTCCTCGGCGCCTACGAGCGGGGCGGCCCGGAGACGAAGGATCGCATCCTGCGGTTCCTGGCGGCGATCGGCCCCGACGCGGCCGTCGCGGTCCCGATGCTGGCGGCGATCCTGGACGACCGGACCGGCCAGGATCAAGAGTCGGCCGTGGCGACCCTCGCCGCGATCGGCCCCGCGGCCGCGCCGGCGGTCCCGCGGCTGATCGCGATGGCGAAGGACGACGAGGCGAACGCGAGGGCCTTCTGCCTGCACGCTTTCGCCGCGATCGGACCGCCGGCCGCGGCGGCGGTCCCGCTGCTCCTCGACGTCCTGAACCGGCGCGTCGCCCACGACCCCGACCCGTTCTACGTCTCCCTGGCCGCCGACGCGCTGGGGGCCGTCGGCGCGATCGAGGCCGTCCCCGACCTCGTCCGGCTGCTCGATGAGACCGACGACCCCGTCGCGGCCGAATCCGCCCTCGCGGCCCTCGGCAAGCTCGGCCGCGCCGCGGCGGAGGCCCTCCCGGTCATCCGCGAATGGGCCGAAGGCCGCCGGTCCGTCGGGCTGGGCGGGCACGGCGCCGACCCGCGCGACGCCGCGGTCGAGGCCCTGCGCATCCTGCAACGTCCCGGGACGCCCCCTGGCGGGGCGAGGCCGTTATAA
- a CDS encoding MOSC domain-containing protein: protein MATAVLSSIQVGRPRDLGAEGAADPMDRPWVSGFWKEPAVGPVALRSTNLDGDGQADLENHGGVDKAVCCYPAAHYPDWRRELGLPDMAFGAFGENFTIAGLAEGDVCIGDVFRVGEAVVQVSQPRQPCWKLARRWKIKTLTLLVQDSGRTGWYFRVVTEGLVAAGSPLVLVERPHPDWSIARANTIMHHDKADRAGAADLAALPALSASWKATLGNRLAKGVEPDVARRLEGRRGT from the coding sequence ATGGCGACGGCGGTTCTCTCCTCCATCCAGGTGGGGCGTCCTCGAGACCTGGGGGCCGAGGGGGCGGCCGACCCGATGGATCGGCCCTGGGTCAGCGGGTTCTGGAAGGAGCCCGCAGTCGGCCCGGTCGCGCTGCGGAGCACGAACCTCGACGGCGACGGCCAGGCCGACCTGGAGAACCACGGCGGCGTGGACAAGGCCGTCTGCTGCTACCCGGCGGCCCACTACCCGGACTGGCGTCGCGAGCTGGGCCTGCCCGACATGGCCTTCGGCGCGTTCGGCGAGAACTTCACGATCGCGGGATTGGCCGAGGGCGACGTCTGCATCGGCGACGTCTTCCGCGTGGGCGAGGCCGTCGTCCAGGTCTCGCAGCCCCGCCAGCCCTGCTGGAAGCTCGCCCGCCGCTGGAAGATCAAGACGCTGACCCTGCTCGTCCAGGACTCCGGCCGCACCGGCTGGTACTTCCGCGTCGTGACCGAGGGCCTCGTCGCCGCGGGCTCTCCCCTCGTCCTCGTCGAACGGCCCCACCCCGACTGGTCGATCGCGCGGGCCAACACGATCATGCACCACGACAAGGCCGACCGCGCCGGGGCCGCGGACCTGGCGGCTCTCCCCGCGCTCTCGGCGAGCTGGAAGGCGACGCTCGGGAATCGCCTGGCGAAGGGCGTCGAGCCCGACGTCGCGCGGCGGCTGGAGGGTCGGCGGGGGACCTGA
- a CDS encoding DUF1552 domain-containing protein translates to MTNLSRRATLRGLGAALALPWMESLAPFARAAGAVRADAGKPPVRMCCWYVPNGVHLPAWFPDHEGAIVDLPPTLEPLAFARESLSTFHGLIHNTASTNGDTEGCGHGQGAASFLTGAQAAKSQDAVRVDVSVDQLYARHVGSATRFPSLELGCESPRSGNAFGYSGAYKTHISWRNPTSPAPYELNPKVVFDRLFTKGTNSLTQATVADRDFYRKSLIDYVRDDADRVRRAVSSNDRRKLDQYLTGVREVERRIQQSAASAADLPGDFARPAGVPEDFDEHLRLMCDLMVLAFQTDATRVSTFMLTKEASDRNYPWLGFTDGHHELSHHGNDPEKNRKLRAIDRYHVSILAYMVEKMTTIEEADGSTLLDNSMVLYGSGIADGDRHDHVNLPVVLVGKGGGALRGGRHHRCRAETPMANVLLTMLQQAGVPIDQFGDSTESLSDLAV, encoded by the coding sequence ATGACGAATCTCAGCCGACGCGCCACGCTCCGCGGACTGGGGGCGGCCCTCGCCCTGCCCTGGATGGAGAGCCTGGCCCCGTTCGCCCGCGCCGCCGGCGCGGTGAGGGCCGACGCGGGCAAGCCCCCCGTGCGGATGTGCTGCTGGTACGTCCCCAACGGCGTCCACCTGCCGGCCTGGTTCCCCGACCACGAGGGGGCGATCGTCGACCTGCCGCCGACGCTCGAACCCCTGGCGTTCGCGCGGGAGTCGCTCTCCACCTTCCACGGCCTGATCCACAACACGGCGTCGACCAACGGCGACACCGAGGGCTGCGGCCACGGCCAGGGGGCGGCCAGCTTCCTCACCGGCGCGCAGGCGGCCAAGTCGCAGGACGCCGTCCGCGTCGACGTCTCGGTCGACCAGCTCTACGCCCGCCACGTCGGCTCGGCCACCCGCTTCCCCAGCCTGGAGCTGGGCTGCGAGTCGCCCCGCTCGGGCAACGCCTTCGGCTACAGCGGGGCCTACAAGACCCACATCTCGTGGCGCAACCCGACCTCGCCGGCCCCCTACGAGCTGAACCCCAAGGTCGTCTTCGACCGCCTGTTCACGAAGGGGACCAACAGCCTGACGCAGGCGACCGTGGCCGACCGCGACTTCTACCGCAAGAGCCTGATCGACTACGTCCGCGACGACGCCGACCGCGTCCGCCGCGCCGTCTCGTCGAACGACCGCCGCAAGCTCGACCAGTACCTGACCGGCGTCCGCGAGGTCGAGCGGCGGATCCAGCAGTCGGCCGCGTCCGCCGCCGACCTCCCCGGCGACTTCGCCCGCCCGGCCGGCGTCCCCGAGGACTTCGACGAGCACCTGCGGCTGATGTGCGACCTGATGGTCCTGGCCTTCCAGACGGACGCCACCCGCGTGTCGACCTTCATGCTGACCAAGGAAGCCTCGGACCGGAACTACCCCTGGCTCGGCTTCACCGACGGCCACCACGAGCTGTCGCACCACGGCAACGACCCCGAGAAGAACCGGAAGCTGCGCGCGATCGACCGCTACCACGTCTCGATCCTCGCCTACATGGTCGAGAAGATGACGACGATCGAGGAGGCCGACGGCTCGACGCTGCTGGACAACTCGATGGTCCTCTACGGCAGCGGCATCGCCGACGGCGACCGCCACGACCACGTCAACCTGCCCGTCGTCCTCGTCGGCAAGGGGGGCGGCGCCCTCCGCGGCGGCCGCCACCACCGCTGCCGCGCGGAGACCCCCATGGCCAACGTCCTGCTCACCATGCTCCAGCAGGCCGGCGTCCCCATCGACCAGTTCGGCGACAGCACCGAGTCGCTCTCCGACCTGGCCGTCTGA